AAACTGTTCCCCGACCTGCGCCGCGCCGACCGGCTGGAGTAGCCGCTACAGCCGGTGGACCCGCCGCCACTCCTCGGCGGTCATCTCCCAGTACAGCGAGCGCCGGGTCGTCCCGTCGGGCCGCACGGCCTCGCGCTCGCCCATCGGCCGGAAGCCCGCCGCCTCGATCAGCTTCGCCGAGCGGACGTTGTCCAGGGCCGCGGTCAGGCACATCAGCCGCACGCCGAGCCGTTGGAAGATCCAGCCGAAGGTGTGGGCCGCCCCGCTGCCGCCCTGGCCGCGCCCCTGCAGGTCGGCGCGCATCGCCCCGGCCAGCTCGGCCGAGGCCCGCTCGGGCCAGACGGTGATCATGGAATAG
The Phenylobacterium zucineum HLK1 genome window above contains:
- a CDS encoding GNAT family N-acetyltransferase, translated to MSAPPKTVLHASDAEAAAIRQAVRTADVAEPGPGRVRAGMEHVPGLLALLSDPQVSAPLYDLPRPITEDSVTRWVAEAQARALAGEGLLVVNLDPAGEVAGYSMITVWPERASAELAGAMRADLQGRGQGGSGAAHTFGWIFQRLGVRLMCLTAALDNVRSAKLIEAAGFRPMGEREAVRPDGTTRRSLYWEMTAEEWRRVHRL